Proteins from a genomic interval of Heptranchias perlo isolate sHepPer1 chromosome 19, sHepPer1.hap1, whole genome shotgun sequence:
- the snx21 gene encoding sorting nexin-21 has product MASKILHRFRRKVGKHSATEETVEDFPEGSELDDDTEGVSARLAGTLSFGDADVADEDWAKTDAADSDPDFLHSFESDRVESTESPLGELKHCNMLTKQLQETWKKARGKLIVEKLIFEVTSANVVQDSSSKYVAYTIHVIKSGSFDDDKALIIRRYTDFAKLNETLHKHFREDMGNVVFPKKKIRKNFTHETIAKRSRAFEQYLQHIHSIADIRRSKVFLEFFYLRDLKAGQGLLRGGMCEDAREALINALHLQQKLCSRDTEHLLFTLASTSLCYQELDHLEEAQVYCERALQMIDNQGNHPFLVPLLQSNIRLSWKIGKDKRQSEAKLQQVQETGIDVLNQPSLKEHLIKDFFLE; this is encoded by the exons aTGGCCTCGAAAATTCTACACAGGTTTCGGAGGAAGGTTGGAAAACACAGTGCAACTGAGGAAACGGTAGAAGATTTTCCTGAAGGATCAGAACTTGATGACGACACAGAGGGAGTGTCTGCACGCCTGGCTGGGACGCTGAGTTTTGGAGATGCAGATGTGGCAGATGAGGACTGGGCCAAAACAGATGCTGCGGACAGTGACCCTGACTTTTTACACAGCTTTGAGAGTGACAGGGTTGAAAGTACAG AGAGTCCCTTGGGTGAGTTGAAACACTGCAACATGCTCACTAAACAGCTCCAGGAAACTTGGAAGAAAGCCAGAGGGAAGCTCATTGTAGAGAAGCTGATTTTTGAGGTCACTAGTGCCAATGTGGTGCAGGACTCGTCCTCCAAATATGTG GCCTATACAATACATGTAATAAAGTCGGGCAGCTTCGATGATGACAAGGCACTGATTATACGGCGTTACACCGATTTTGCAAAACTGAACGAAACACTCCACAAACATTTCAGAGAGGACATGGGCAATGTGGTGTTTCCAAAGAAGAAAATCCGAAAAAACTTCACACACGAAACCATAGCCAAACGCAGCCGGGCTTTTGAACAGTATCTCCAGCACATCCACTCGATCGCGGACATTCGCAGGTCCAAAGTATTTCTGGAGTTCTTTTATCTCCGAGATTTAAAAGCGGGTCAGGGATTATTGCGGGGCGGTATGTGCGAGGATGCCAGGGAGGCACTGATCAACGCTCTCCACTTGCAGCAGAAGCTGTGCTCCCGGGACACGGAGCATTTACTTTTCACTCTAGCTTCTACTTCTCTGTGTTACCAAGAACTGGATCACTTGGAAGAGGCCCAAGTCTATTGCGAGCGGGCCTTACAGATGATAGACAACCAGGGAAATCACCCATTTCTAGTGCCTTTGCTTCAGTCCAACATCAGGCTCTCCTGGAAAATAGGCAAAGACAAACGTCAGTCCGAAGCCAAACTCCAGCAAGTCCAAGAAACAGGAATAGATGTTTTAAATCAACCTAGTCTTAAAGAACATcttattaaagatttttttttagagtGA